The Oreochromis niloticus isolate F11D_XX linkage group LG4, O_niloticus_UMD_NMBU, whole genome shotgun sequence DNA segment ATGTTCAAACCAGTCTGCCTCTCTAAGTCTCAGGGGGCCCGCGCTGCTCTGCTGGCCCACCAGTTTCTCCTACCTGGGGTCTTTTCTTCGAGCGATCGAGCTCTTTGTATTTTCAGGCTGGATGCTGCTGCTCTTCACTGCCAGATAAATCAGGTCCTCTTCGTTACCCGCTAGTCTTTGTGCTCTTTGTTCTCTGCCCCAGTTTGTCTGTCTTCTTCACAGCAGCCTGTCTAGAGCCCTCCTTGTAAACCTGTTCACCTGGACCCCTGCTTACCTGAGACGTTTTGCAGTTACCACCAGTCATGGTCAGTAATTCCCAGTAGCGGTAAAGAGAAGGACTTGCCTGCCCATTCTCCACTGACACACTTCTGTTTTGGGCTCCCGCCTGCCCAATTTGCTCCTCAAAAGctcaagaaacaaacaaaactggaaATAAATCACCAATTCTACAAAATTGTTGAAGTTGAACagggacaaaaaacaaaatcttcctTTTTTCCAAGTTAATTTTCTATACCTAACTTTAGGTATCGATATGATGGGATATAGAGTCAAGTATTTAAACTTCTCAGCAATAAATCTTATATAGCTGGAAAGCCTGTTTTTATTTCCCCTTAACGGTGCCACATTTGTGAGGAAAATGTTGCACTCATGAAAACATGAAGTATTGTTATCACAAAAAGCCCATTTTCAAGGCTCATATCTCCATGTGAGAAGGTGGCTCTGAAAACAAGCTAGAGGATATGAAACGTCTCCTTTTTATCTACATTTGATACCAGGCTCATCCTCTCGCCGCTCTGTGTGAAAATAATTTTCCAATATAGTCATGTTTCTATAACCaagcaaacattaacattttgatttttttttacctcatttaaaatcatcataataataataacactttGGTTAATGACAGCATCCTTCCAAAATGTTGCAGTCAGTGGAAATGTTTAGGCTGTAAATATCCTCGTACTGCTGCTGGGATGTGAATTTCAGCACTTTCCTTCACGTCACACAAACTTTCTGCATGACTACTTGGAGGCTACAGGCACTTTAAAGCAAACTTAACAAAGTTAAAAAGTAATACGGCTTGGAAACCTTGACTTTTAATGATGacactttatttttaatttgcagaAGTGAACAACATCAACAGTTATAAATGCAAATCAATAATCAATCAATAGTTACATCAGTCTGTGTCTAAATAATCTATTCTTGATTCTGTGAGGTCTCATAAAGAAGAATCATTAAGCGCCGGCCTCCTGCACTGGCCTCTCAGCCGGGCTAGTTTCCATCAGCTGTGCTTTTATTGTATTTCTATTTATGATTTTCATGCATTAGAGACAAAGTAGCTTTAGCTTTAGTCGTCTCTTTACTTGATTCCAAGCACACCACACCTCTCAGAATTTAGGACATTTCATATAATTTTGATCTCCGTAATTGGACAACCTGCATCAGCTTATGCTTGAGCTACAAATCACATGGAGCGGGGTGACTGATGACGTGATGAGGCCATGACACATGGGAGTTTTATAGTGACTGAGATAAAATCTCCTGAGTGGGACGTAGCTTGGATCGATGTGTGTAAGCTACACTTATTAcattagataaaaaaaaaaaccccaaaccttACTGAAACCTACAATCATATAGTAGTATAATATAGTATTATACATTATATCGTTACATTATATTACTATTCAGAGATCAATCGTATATTTCATAGCTATGCACTGATtaattgtgatatatattttttactttttgctcaaaATCCCGTTTTTATCCAGTTTCATCTTGTCtaatattttttctctttctatcATCTTTACACAATAATTAGTATGTAATTAAAGATCTATGGTGCACAGTATAAGCATGCACTGGCAGATTATACACAGCGTGTTGGCAGGTCCAACGAATCTAAATCAAATCACCTTCGCAATCCACACTAAATACATGAACgccagaaacaaagcagaagcactaaaatataaaacaaagaacACATGATCTGTGATTTCAGCCAGTCTCCTGTAGCATCCACGCTTTTTATTCTCTTTGTACTGTCTTCCTGCTTCCTCTCGAACTGCCCTCAATTCATCCAGGATTAGTTTCAGCAGGTCACGGTGATCAGGAAGGTAACACCTGTCCTCTTTTGCCTGGCCTCTCTCTTCAGCTTCAGCAGACTCTGAATGGGAAATGAAAGACATCATTTATTGAGCAAGCTGCAACAACGTTTCTGGTCTGGTTGATTTTTGCTGCTTTCAgtgaaaaagcttaaaaatGTTCCCATCTGCCCAGCACTGAATAACAGATGAGCCTTTGGCAGTTAATAGACACTTTCTCCCTAACAGTATTTTTAAATTCCAGATAATCTTGCCGGAATCTTGGAGTAATTTCTGACAATCAAGGAATCAGAGGTTGGAAGAATGAGGCAGGGAATAAAGCCCCAGGAGACAAGAAATGAAACccatttccaaaataaaacaagagaaaGACAGCAAAGCAGCTACAAGAAGTGTTTCTCATCCTTACTGATCTTTGTGTTAGTTTCTTTGCAAAGAAACTCTCCAAACACATACCTGTGACATCGCCCATTTGCAGCTGAATATCCTCACTGGCATTTACAGAGCTTTGAGCCTTCTTACCACAATAACAATCGAGATCGATTAAGAAGGTCACCAGCATGGCCTCCAGGACACTTATCCCCACCAGGGCGAAAACTCCAACGCAGTACATGGCTAGAAGGTGCAGAGAAACTGCTTGTTGGTGTACTGTTACTAAAATCCCTCTATCTCATTAAAATCTCAATGTTAGATCTAAGAGGCTGCTCACCAATCATTGGCAGGCTCTTTTCAGTGGAGGGCAACATGTCCTGAAGAATTAGCAGTAAGACGGAGATGGAGAGGAGTATCGTCACTTTGAAGCTCAGCTTTTCACCTCTGGCCTCACTAATGAAGAATGATGCCAAATCCAGgatcaggaagaagaaaagcGGCACAATAAGGTTTATGACATACAGCATTGGCTTCCTCTCCATTGTGACCTGTAAAATGGGCAGATTCATCAGACCTGGACATGAGATAAAGAGCTGTccgcaaaaaaaccaaaacaaacatcaCTAAACATATTTTCTTACCATGTATCTAAGTCTGTTTCTGGCTCTAGGTCCATTAAAGGTTATCAAGCTTTTGAGGTCCCACTCTCCCATTGTAACCATGGCCTCCGCTGAGACTTTATTCAGCACTTCGTCACTGTTGAATGTTCCTAATTTTATAGTTTTCTCTATCGagacaataaaaaaaggaataaattgTTACATCAATTGTTCTGGAGCTAATCTGGCTCTGACTCAATTTACAGAATTTACCATTCAAGCTCATTGTTGAAAATGTGATGTTGCAGGATTGCGTATCAAAAGGAAACATCATGAGGTCCAGACAGCAAGTGTAGGTCAGCCGCTGGCGTCCACTCATGTACATCCAACCACTGGAATTCACGGTGACCAGAAGACTCTCCTGAATGCTCCCGGTATCGGAAACGCTGAGGGGACAACAGCAGACACAGGAGGAGAGTCAGAAATTAACATTGTTTTTCAGTCTCACTATTGTAATTTCGAATTTCACACTGAGTGTGTAATATAGTTGTTTATTCCTCTCCTGAGAACACCTCTATAAATGGTTTGGTAGCTCAGTGTACACTTCAGGGTTGAacaaaaaaattgcataaaaacatgaagaactaaagcattattttttaacacaatCTTTTCATTTCAAAGTAAATTAACGGATTCTGCTggaaagtaattggacaaattaaataactgaaaataacaaTTAATTTCTAATAGTTGGTTGAAAACCCTTTGCTGGCaatgacagcctgaagtcttgaactcatggacatcaccaaatgctgaGTTTCCTCCTTTtaatgctctgccaggcctttactgcagccgCCTTCAGTTGCTGTTTAATTTGTTGGCCTTCCTTTAGTCTTTAGTCTTCAACAAGTGAAATGCTCAGTTGGGttaagatcaggtgactgacttggccattcaAGAATATGTcacttctttgctttaataaactcctgggTTGTTTTGGCTGTATGTTTCGGGTGATTGTCCATCTGTTGTATGAAACACCGCCCAATCAATCTGACTGCATCTAGCTGGATTTGAGCACACAGGTGTTCTCTGAAAACCTCAGAATTCATTCTGCTCcttctgtcctgtgtcacatcatcaataaacactagtgtccCTGTGCCACTGGCAGCCATGTACACCAAAGCCATCACACTGTGTCtgccgtgttttacagatgatgtggcatgctttggatcatgagctgttctGCACCTTCTACATACCTTTTTTTTGCCATCATTCTGGTAGAGGttgatcttggtttcatctgtccaaagaaagTTTTTCCAGAACTCTGCTGACTTTTTTAGATGTGTTTCTGTCAAAGTCCAATCTATCCTTTCTATTCTTGAGGCTTATGAGTGACTTGCACCTTGcagtgaaccctctgtatttactttcatgcaCTCTTCTCTTTATGGTAGATTTGGATATTGATAAGCCTTCCTCCTGGAGAGTGATGTTCACTTGGTTGGCTGTTGTGAGTGGGTTTCTCTTCCCCATGGAAATGATTCTGTGATCATCCACCACTGTTGTCTTCCGTGGATGCCCAGGTCTTTTTGTGTTCCTGAGTTCACCAGTGCTTTCTTTGGaccaaactgtagattttgcCACTCCTAATATTGTTGCAATTtcttggatgttttttttttcctgtcttcgCAGCTTAAGTATAACTTGTTGTAATGGCATCAGCCACACATGGGTAAATCAAGTCTATTCGTTCACTTATTAGTTTGGTTTGCAGTTTCTTCATTAATATAAttcattaatcattttatttaaacctAACACTGACATCATGAGGCGCGCGCATAATAGCGTATAATAGAGTTATATTtagttgacctcttttatgggcctACTAATGATATGTTTGAATTTTGTCTTTTGAACTTTTGTTGagggttaaaataaagaaaacccaTTTTGAAGACATTTTCCTGTGTCCTCTATGCCTTGGCTGCTTGGTCCCTCACACTTGTTTCACCTGCATGGAGAGCTCCTTTGACTGCACGTCGTCTGTTCACAGGAAAcaaatgcaagcaccacacctcaaatcaaccGCAGGCCTTTTGTCTGTTTAAAAAGATAAGGACATAACGTAGGAACTACCCACACCTGCCCATGAAAAAGCCTTTGAGTCAACTGTCCAATTACCTTTGGTCAATTTAAAAAGTTGGTGGCACACGTTAAGGACCTGAAACTCCTAAACCCTTCATTCAGTTTGAAGGTGGATATCCTCAAATGAAGCTGAGAGTCTATACATTATGTTAAAATTGgaatatgtttcagtaaacgggtaaaaacaaacttgtgttagtgtccaaatatatatggacctaactgtacaTCTGACAGAGAAGAATTCTGGGATACTTCCTTATAATTGTTACTCTTGCAGCAGGGGACAGTGTTCC contains these protein-coding regions:
- the LOC109201767 gene encoding 5-hydroxytryptamine receptor 3A, whose protein sequence is MRPVKSWTNSTLVQLDMFLLGILEVEEKSQTITTHIWLYMSWTNEFLTWNSSDFCGIEEITLPKSLLWIPDVRINEDVSDTGSIQESLLVTVNSSGWMYMSGRQRLTYTCCLDLMMFPFDTQSCNITFSTMSLNEKTIKLGTFNSDEVLNKVSAEAMVTMGEWDLKSLITFNGPRARNRLRYMVTMERKPMLYVINLIVPLFFFLILDLASFFISEARGEKLSFKVTILLSISVLLLILQDMLPSTEKSLPMIAMYCVGVFALVGISVLEAMLVTFLIDLDCYCGKKAQSSVNASEDIQLQMGDVTESAEAEERGQAKEDRCYLPDHRDLLKLILDELRAVREEAGRQYKENKKRGCYRRLAEITDHVFFVLYFSASALFLAFMYLVWIAKVI